In the Deinococcus ficus genome, one interval contains:
- a CDS encoding HNH endonuclease, with the protein MAGKRWSEVELAAAVESYLTMLQLENTQTPYGKAAYNQKLRNGPLKDRSKGAVEHRMANISAVLRGMGYEYIDGYKPLGNVGSRVASTITKLFASHGLLPLPSENEQELQQRVDALQESGHLSLPPGQATPQQVQVGRLVFKRDPSVIAWVLQEAAGTCELCGLPAPFKNQKGEPYLEVHHVRRLADGGPDTVQNAVALCPNCHRRCHSGLDRTEAVKALYARLSRLVPSA; encoded by the coding sequence ATGGCCGGTAAGCGCTGGTCGGAAGTGGAGCTCGCGGCCGCCGTGGAGTCCTATCTCACGATGCTTCAGTTGGAGAACACCCAAACTCCGTATGGGAAAGCCGCCTACAACCAGAAACTGCGCAATGGGCCATTGAAGGACAGATCAAAGGGAGCCGTTGAGCATAGAATGGCGAATATTTCCGCCGTGCTGCGCGGGATGGGGTACGAGTACATCGATGGCTACAAGCCGCTAGGAAACGTGGGATCTAGGGTGGCATCCACCATCACGAAGCTCTTCGCCTCTCATGGGCTCCTGCCCTTGCCCAGCGAGAACGAACAGGAGCTTCAGCAAAGAGTCGACGCCTTACAAGAGAGCGGCCATCTCTCTCTCCCTCCCGGACAAGCCACACCCCAGCAGGTGCAGGTTGGCCGACTTGTATTCAAGCGAGATCCTTCAGTCATTGCGTGGGTTCTGCAGGAGGCCGCCGGCACGTGCGAGCTCTGTGGATTACCTGCACCGTTTAAGAATCAGAAGGGGGAGCCGTACCTAGAGGTACATCACGTGAGACGACTGGCGGATGGAGGACCAGATACCGTGCAGAACGCGGTGGCCCTCTGTCCAAACTGCCATCGACGGTGTCATAGCGGGCTTGATCGGACCGAGGCTGTCAAGGCACTGTATGCGAGGTTAAGCAGGCTGGTGCCCTCCGCTTAA
- a CDS encoding HNH endonuclease gives MARIPTTTVEAVTSAFQQFDARYGSFDAWFQETQRHHSLSNQRYVVLHNGRQYPPKVIVSLATGLSSREFSGGWGAGQANTYLQNMGFTVTEMQGSRGTSAPPISVEGRKAKVADQASHPSDPVALTSPIRKVLIHRYDNELDIRAIESRGYSDVYSRVKQEDFSLVVVVPTLAANSTVAIVADARSAQFTPTGGEPWPGRPDRYPVRVNVDHVRYTTVNLVRAAVEAAGVAWRAQWTVRLVELDPRQLFAEGTVEHAHLAGDVALPEEVSNQNVYPEGAVRQVLVNAYERSSTARRRCLEHHGTACHICHFDFGVVYGDAAAGIIHVHHLKPLSEIGRGYHVDPVHDLIPVCPNCHAVIHKRNPAYSVDEVRAMLAKP, from the coding sequence ATGGCCCGGATTCCAACAACCACGGTCGAAGCAGTCACGTCTGCCTTCCAGCAGTTTGACGCTCGCTATGGGTCCTTCGACGCTTGGTTTCAGGAGACTCAACGTCACCACTCCCTCTCCAACCAGCGGTATGTGGTCCTCCACAACGGAAGGCAGTATCCGCCCAAAGTCATCGTTTCACTCGCAACTGGACTAAGCTCGCGAGAGTTTTCTGGGGGATGGGGAGCAGGACAGGCCAACACCTATTTGCAGAACATGGGCTTCACGGTCACGGAGATGCAGGGAAGCAGGGGCACGTCTGCCCCGCCCATTTCCGTGGAGGGCCGAAAAGCGAAGGTCGCCGATCAAGCGTCTCATCCGTCTGATCCTGTGGCCCTTACTTCCCCGATTCGGAAAGTCCTGATTCATCGGTACGATAACGAGTTGGACATTCGGGCCATAGAAAGCCGTGGTTACAGCGACGTGTACAGTCGTGTCAAACAGGAGGACTTTTCGTTGGTGGTGGTGGTCCCTACACTTGCGGCGAACTCAACTGTTGCCATCGTGGCTGACGCCAGAAGTGCACAGTTCACTCCGACTGGGGGCGAGCCCTGGCCAGGCAGACCGGATCGCTATCCCGTTCGGGTCAATGTCGATCACGTGCGGTATACGACAGTCAATCTGGTCCGGGCGGCCGTGGAAGCCGCTGGGGTCGCTTGGCGCGCACAATGGACCGTTCGGCTTGTCGAGCTTGATCCAAGGCAATTGTTCGCAGAGGGAACCGTAGAGCACGCCCACCTGGCGGGCGATGTCGCTCTTCCAGAGGAAGTCTCCAACCAAAACGTGTATCCCGAAGGCGCTGTGCGTCAAGTACTTGTCAACGCTTATGAACGAAGTTCAACGGCGAGGCGACGTTGTCTTGAACACCACGGAACGGCATGCCACATCTGTCACTTCGACTTTGGGGTGGTGTATGGGGACGCCGCTGCTGGGATTATTCACGTGCATCATCTCAAACCTCTCTCGGAGATCGGCAGGGGGTATCACGTGGACCCTGTTCATGATCTCATTCCGGTCTGCCCCAATTGCCACGCCGTCATCCACAAACGGAACCCGGCGTATTCGGTGGATGAAGTAAGAGCGATGCTGGCCAAGCCATAA
- a CDS encoding tyrosine-type recombinase/integrase, whose amino-acid sequence MTIEELWQQFLYHLRVKRRSKATVRYYDVTRRTLLRFLAEHDLPSEAEQVTILHLRHFLIWLEERGLAAGGVHAHARAVRAVFNWGLKEELLVANPARRLELPSLPCERQPTVNPELVKMLVKAAKGTEQPLRDTALVLVLFDTGLRIHELLNLTTAHLLFDRGLLQVMGKGNKQRFVPIGVKAMQAVNSYLRRDWSPQHEGVRQVFLGRWGLPLTVSGASIRLAKLGAQLNLDRSQTAPHAFRRGFAVEFVRNGGDVFTLQQIMGHRSLEMTRQYVMFLDDDLKAAHLRFSPVDNL is encoded by the coding sequence ATGACCATCGAAGAGCTTTGGCAACAGTTTCTCTATCACCTCCGAGTCAAGCGGCGAAGCAAGGCCACCGTGCGGTACTACGACGTCACCCGCCGAACCCTCCTTCGCTTCTTGGCCGAGCACGACCTCCCTTCTGAGGCCGAGCAGGTGACCATCCTGCACCTCAGGCATTTCTTGATCTGGTTAGAGGAGCGGGGTCTTGCCGCCGGCGGCGTGCATGCCCACGCCCGGGCTGTTCGCGCCGTGTTCAACTGGGGACTCAAGGAAGAATTGCTCGTGGCCAATCCAGCCCGACGGTTGGAACTGCCCAGCCTGCCCTGCGAACGCCAGCCCACCGTCAATCCGGAGCTCGTCAAAATGCTCGTGAAGGCCGCCAAGGGCACCGAGCAGCCCCTCCGCGATACGGCGCTCGTCCTGGTCCTCTTTGACACGGGCTTGCGGATCCACGAACTGCTGAACCTGACCACAGCACACCTCTTGTTCGACCGGGGCCTTCTGCAGGTCATGGGAAAAGGCAACAAGCAGCGTTTCGTCCCGATCGGCGTGAAAGCCATGCAGGCGGTGAACAGTTACCTCCGCCGAGACTGGTCTCCTCAGCATGAGGGCGTGCGGCAGGTCTTCCTGGGTCGTTGGGGTTTGCCGTTAACGGTGAGCGGAGCGAGTATCCGCCTGGCCAAGTTGGGTGCGCAATTGAATCTCGACCGGAGCCAGACGGCGCCCCACGCTTTCCGCCGGGGCTTCGCCGTCGAGTTTGTTCGGAATGGGGGAGATGTGTTCACTCTCCAGCAGATCATGGGCCACCGGAGTTTAGAGATGACGCGGCAGTACGTCATGTTTCTGGATGACGACCTGAAGGCAGCGCACCTGCGGTTTTCGCCGGTTGACAACCTTTGA
- a CDS encoding TrmB family transcriptional regulator, protein MSAVIHLQALGLTEYEARAYTALLALGRAVPARVARQAGIPRPKIYETLERLEGRGLAAKVGQNPLEYAPLSAREYLARARRSFDDRLGALDRDLSRLAPDPAPEAVYHLYGEAAIRSLCEDLTLNARQHLYMAGEPQLADRLERLTPRGVKLHRAELVNLPSIAAEGQRAFLLARDGEAALIAHFIEDGQHGEPHGVHTHNPVIIHLIEGYVNLVARPLTP, encoded by the coding sequence ATGAGTGCCGTGATTCACCTGCAAGCGCTCGGCCTGACCGAGTACGAAGCGCGCGCCTACACCGCGCTGCTCGCCCTGGGCCGCGCCGTCCCCGCCCGCGTCGCCCGGCAGGCCGGCATTCCCCGCCCCAAGATCTACGAAACCCTGGAGCGCCTCGAAGGCCGCGGCCTGGCCGCCAAGGTCGGCCAGAACCCCCTGGAGTACGCCCCGCTCAGCGCCCGCGAGTACCTCGCCCGCGCCCGCCGCTCCTTCGATGACCGCCTCGGCGCGCTCGACCGCGACCTCTCCCGCCTCGCCCCCGACCCCGCCCCCGAAGCCGTGTACCACCTCTACGGCGAGGCGGCCATCCGCAGCCTGTGCGAGGACCTCACCCTCAACGCCCGCCAGCACCTCTACATGGCCGGCGAACCCCAGCTCGCCGACCGGCTCGAGCGCCTCACCCCGCGCGGCGTGAAACTCCACCGCGCCGAACTCGTGAACCTGCCCTCCATCGCCGCCGAAGGCCAGCGCGCCTTCCTGCTCGCCCGCGACGGCGAGGCCGCCCTGATCGCCCACTTCATCGAGGACGGCCAGCACGGTGAACCGCACGGCGTGCACACCCACAACCCCGTCATCATCCACCTGATCGAGGGGTACGTGAACCTCGTCGCGCGGCCCCTGACCCCCTGA